Below is a window of Arthrobacter sp. ERGS1:01 DNA.
AGGATCCTGTCGTAGCCGGGCTGGCGGACGCGGATGGTGTCGCCGGGAACCACGGTGTGGGCGGCCTTGGCGGGGGCGTCGTTGAGTTTCACATGCCCGGCACGGCAGGCAGCCGTCGCGGCGGAGCGCGTTTTGTAGGCGCGGATGGACCACAGCCACGCATCGATGCGCACCGAGGCGGGCGCGGTCTTCGGAATGCTCATGATGGAACCCACTCTATCCGTGGGGCTCCACGAAAAATGCCACCGTTCCCGCTTTTCGCCACCGGAATACAGGTGGCGAAAAGCGGGAACGGTGGCAGAAACCCTCCCGTTGCTAGGCCTGGTTGCTGAAGGCGGCGTCGAAGGAGAGCTCGGACGGCGCGAAGTTGAACTTCTTCAGCGCCGCCAGGGCCTCGGGGGCGCCCTGCAGGCGGTCCATGCCGGCGTCTTCCCACTCGATCGAGATGGGGCCGTCGTAGCCGATCGCGGTCAGCGCGCGGAAGGATGATTCCCACGGCACGTCGCCGCGTCCGGCGGAGACGAAGTCCCAGCCCCGGCGGGGGTCGCCCCAGGGCAGGTGCGAGCCCATGACCGTGTTGCGGCCCGTCATGCGCAGCTTCGTGTCCTTGCAGTCCACGTGGTAGATCCGGTCCTTGAAGTCCCAGATGAAGGAGACCGGGTCGATGCCCTGCCACATGAAGTGGGAGGGGTCCCAGTTCAGCCCGAACGCCTCGCGGTGGCCGATCGCCTCCAGCGTGCGCACCGTGGTCCAGTAGTCGTAGGCGATCTCGGAAGGGTGCACCTCGTGGGCGAAGCGGACACCGCATTCGTCAAAGGCGTCCAGGATCGGGTTCCAGCGGTCCGCGAAGTCCTGGTAGCCGGCGTCGATCATGGCGGCGGGGACGGGCGGGAACATGGCCACGTACTGCCAGATCGAGGAGCCGGTGAAGCCGACCACGGTCTTCACGCCCAGCGCCTGCGCCAACCGTGCCGTCAGTTTCATTTCCTCCGCCGCCCGCTGGCGCACCCCCTCCGGGTCCCCGTCGCCCCACACCTTGGAGCCAACAATCGCCTGGTGGCGGAAGTCGATCGGGTCATCGCACACGGCCTGGCCCTTGAGGTGGTTGGAGATGGCCCAGACCTTCAGCCCGTACCGCTCCAAAACGGCGAGCTTGCCGGCCACGTAGCCGGGCTCGTCCCAGCGCCACGGGTCCAGGTGGTCGCCCGAACAGGCAATTTCCAGGCCGTCGTAGCCCCAATCGGCGGCCAGCCGGGCCACTTCCTCGAACGGGAGGTCGGCCCACTGGCCGGTGAACAGGGTGTACGGGCGGGTCATGAAAAACTCCTGGCGGGGGTGGCTGACGGGGAGGTGGATGTGGCGGGCTCAAGGGTTTCGGCGGTTTCGGCAGTTTCGACAGGCTCAACCACCGCTGTGGCGGGCCCGGTGGTTTCGACAGGCTCAACCACCGGGAGGGTGGCGCCGCCGGCTGCGGAGGATGCCTCGATGGCGGCCAGCACGCGCTGCACGCCCAGGCCCTCCTCGAACGACGGCGACGGGTTGGTGCCGTTCTCGATATGCAGCAGGAAGTCCCGGATTTGGTGGGTGAAGCTGTGCTCCCAACCAATCACGTGCCCCTGCGGCCACCAGCCTTCAATGTAGGGGTGTTCGGGCTCGGTGACAAGGATGCGCCTAAATCCCTGCACCTGGACGGGTTCGGTGCCGTTGAGGAAGTACAGTTCGTTGGGGTTTTCCAGGTTGAACGTCAGGGATCCGTCGGTGCCGTACACCTCAAGGCGCAGGGCGTTCTTTTGCCCGAGAGCCACGCGGGACACATCCACGTTGGCCACCGCGCCGCCGGCCAGGGACAGCGTGGCCCAGGCGGCGTCGTCTACCGTCACCGGCTCGGGACCCTCCGGTCCGGGACGAGCGGTGACGAAGGTGTGCAGGCGCCCGGAGACGTCCGTAACGGTGTCCCCGAGCAGGAACTGGACCTGGTCGACGGCGTGCGAGGCAATGTCGCCCAAGGCGCCCGAGCCCGCGGTTTCCTTGCGCAGCCGCCAGGTCATGGGTGCTTCCGCATCCACCAGCCAGTCCTGCAGGTAGGAGGCGCGGACCTGCCGGACGGTGCCGAGGCGGCCTTCGGCGATGAGCTCACGGGCCAGGGCCAAGGCCGGAACGCGGCGGTAGTTGAAACCCACCATCGAGCGGACGCCGGCGGCGCGGGCGGTCCGGGCCGCGGCCACCATGGCCTCGGATTCGGCGAGCGTGTTGGCCAGCGGCTTCTCCACGAGGACATGCTTGCCGGCGGCCAGGGCTGCCGTCGCAATCTCCGCGTGGAGCCAGCCGGGGGCGCAGATGTCGACAATGTCGATGTCGTCCCGGGTAATGACCTCCCGCCAATCCGTGGCCGATTCGCTCCAGCCGTACTTGCGCGCGGCCGCGGCGACGGCCGTTGCATCCCGGCCCACCAGGACCTTTTGCTCAAAGTCGGGCACGTCGAAGTGGTTGGCCACCGTGCGCCAGGCATTTGAATGCGCCTGGCCCATGAAGGCATAGCCGATCGCGGCGACGCCCAGCGGGCGGCGGGCGGCGGGGATGTGGGGGGAGGTCATTGCGGGATTCCTAGAGGGTTGCTTCGGTGGGGTTCCAGTCCGAGGGCAGGGCCGGGGACGCCGGCGCCGTGCTTTCGACGGCGACAAACTCGCCGCTGTCCACGGATTCGGCAATCGAGACCATCGCATCGAGCACGTGGTACGCCAGTTCGCCGGGGACCCGGTGCGGGATGCCGGCACGGATGGAGCGGGCCATGTCCAGCACGCCCATGCCGCGCCCGTTGGCGGGGCCCTCCGCCGCAACAGCGGTCCACTCGTCCTCGCCGGCCTTGCAGAACTTGATCTCGCCGTCGAAATTGTTCGGATCCGGCAGCGAGATGGTGCCTTCCGTGCCCGTGATCTCCACGAAACCCATGCGGGATTTGGGGGACTCGAAGCTGAACACGCTGTGCGAGGAAGCCCCGGACTCGAACTGGGCGATCGCGCTCACATGGGTGGGAACCTCGACGTCGAACACCTCGCCGGCCTTGGGACCGGAGCCGATGGTGCGGGTGGGGAAGGCGGTGGAGCCGACGGCGGCCACCTTGGCGATGGGGCCAAAGGTCTGTACGAGGGCGGTGAGGTAGTAGGGGGCCATGTCGAACAGCGGGCCGGCGCCCTGCTGGAACAGGAAGGCCGGGTTCGGGTGCCAAGACTCGGGGCCGGGGGACTGGAACATGGTCAGCGCGGTCAGCGGCGTGCCGATTTTGCCGGCGTCGATGAGGCGCCGGGCCGTCTGCAGGCCCGCACCCAGGAAGGTGTCCGGTGCGCAGCCAAGGCGCATGCCCGCGGCCGCCGCCTCCTTGAGCAGGCCCAGCCCGCTGTCCCGGTCCAGCGAGAACGGCTTTTCCGTCCAGACGTGCTTGCCGGCGCGGACTGCGGCCGTGGCAACCTCCACGTGTGCCGCGGGAATGGTCAGGTTGACCACGATTTCGACGTCGGGGTGGTTCAGCGCCGTGTCGACGCCGCCAAATGCCTCGATGCCGTACTCGGCCGCACGGGCGGCGGCGGCGTCCTCGAAGAGGTCCGCGACCACGAGGACCTTGACGTCCGGGAACGTGGTGAGGTTGTCCAGGTACTGCTTGCTGATGTTGCCGGCGCCAATGACGGCGACGCCCACGGGTCCGCTCTTGCTCATGGGATCAGGCCTTTCCGGCGTTGAGGAACGCCAGGCTCTGGGAGATGCCGTCAAAGATGTCCCCGGCGTAGTCGTCAAACTCGACCACGCCGACTTCGAGGGACTTCGCCGCACCAATGACGTCCCAAATGGGTACCTCGCCCTGTCCGGCGGGAAGCTGGGCCTTCGTGTCGTTGGTCAGCGGGCCGTCCTTGATGTGGATGTACTTCACGCGCTCACCGAGGCTCGTGAGGATGTCGACGGCATTGGCGCCGCCCACGGACACCCAGTAGGTGTCCACTTCCAAGACCAGTTCCGGGTCCAGCAGCGTGTCGAGGTATTCAAGGGCCGTGGCGCCGTTGATGGTGGACTCCAGCTCCCAGGCGTGGTTGTGGTAGCCCACCCGGACGCCGTACTCGGCACCCTTCTTGGCTGCGGCGTTCAGGCCGGCCGCAATCTTCTCGACGTCCTCGGCGCTCTGCCACTGCTCTGCCGGGATGAAGGGATCGATGACGGTGGTGATGCCCAGCTTGTTGGCGGCGGCAAAGATTTCATCCTGGTCGGCGCTCAGCAGCGGCGCATGGCCGGACGGTGCGGCAATGCCGTGCTCGCTCAAGGCCGCGTGCAGGGCGTCGGCCGTGGCCACGAAGTTGTAGGGCTCCACCTTGGTGAAGCCGAGTTCGGCCACGCGGGCAATGGTGCCGGCCAGGTCCTCTTCCAGGGGCTTCCGGACCGTGTAAAGCTGCAGGGAATACGTCATTGGGTTACTCCTGAAGGGTAAGAGCGGGTGTTTACTCAAAGCTAGGGGAACTTATGTCGATCGTCAAGCAAAAGTGTATGAATTATTCCCAACTTGGCGCATTGTGACAGATAGAAGCCCGTGTGTTATTTATAGGGGATGCCAAAGTCACCAATTCAGCCCCCGTCCGCACCCATAGTCGGCGCGGGTTCCGGCACGGGGACGCCGGCGCCGGGACCGGCCCCGGTCGGCACCTCGCGTGCGGGGGATGTCTTCCAGCTGCTGCGCGACGGCCACGCCCGCACACGCGCCGAACTGGCTGACATCACCGGCCTGGCCAGGTCCACCGTGGCGGCGCGCATCGACGCTCTCGCCGCCGCCGGCCTGATCGGCCCGGCAGGTGAGGCGGTCTCCTCAGGGGGGCGGCCGCCGTCGCGCTTCGCCTTCGCACCCACGTCCCGCGTTGTGTTGGCGGTCGACGTCGGCGCAACCCACGTGCTGGTGGGCCTGAGCGATCTGGGTGGCAAGGTCCTGTGTGAACTGCGCGAATCCATCGACATCTCCGCCGGGCCCATTCCCGTGCTCGATGACATCCTGGCCCACTGCGAAGCCCTGCTGGTGCAGGCCGGCCGGCACGAACGCGAGCTGGTGGGCGTGGGGATCGGCCTGCCCGGACCCGTGGAGCACTCCAGCGGCAAGCCGGCCAGCCCGCCCATCATGCCCGGCTGGGACGGCTTTGACGTTCCCGCCTATGTGCAAAAGCGGTTCGCCACCGACGTCCTGGTGGACAATGACGTCAACATCATGGCGCTGGGGGAGCGGGCAATGTATTGGCCGGACGCGCAAAACCTGCTGTTCATCAAGGTGGCCACGGGCATCGGCGCCGGCATCATCAGCGGCGGGCTGCTCCAGCGCGGGGCCGACGGCACTGCCGGGGATATTGGCCATGTGCGGGTGCCGCGCGGCGGGGACGTGCTGTGCCGCTGCGGCAATTTCGGATGCCTCGAAGCCATGGCGTCCGGCCCCGCGGTCGCTGCATCATTGCGGGCCGGCGGCGTTCCGGCAGCCACGGGAGACGACGTGCTGGAACTGGCCCGGCGCGGAAACCTGACCGCCATCGCGGCCATGCGCCAGGCCGGCCGCGACGTCGGCGATGTCCTGGCCGCGTGCGTCAACCTGCTCAACCCCTCCGTCATCGTCATTGGCGGCGGGCTGTCCTCGGCCGGCGAATACCTGCTGGCCGGCGTGCGTGAAATCGTCTACCAGCGCTCCCTGCCGCTGGCCACGGCCCGGCTGCGCATTGTGCAGTCCATGGCCGCGGACAAGGCCGGCGTCTATGGCGCCGCCCGCATGGTCATTGACCACGTCCTGGCCCCGTCCGGGGTGGAGCGCCTGGTGCTGGAGAGCCAGTCCTCGTGACCCAGGCAGGCGCGGATTCCGGCGGCAAGGTCACGATTGCGGGCCTGGCCGGGCGCCTTGGCATGTCCAAGGCGTCGGTCTCCTATGCGCTCAACGGCCAGCCGGGGGTCAGCGACGCGACGCGTGCCCGGGTGCTGGCCCTGGCCGCCGACCTTGGCTGGTACCCCAGTTCAAGCGCCCGGGCCCTCTCGCAGTCCCGCAGCGGGACCGTCGGGATCGTGCTCTCCCGGGAGGCGGAAGATGTTGGGTCCGAGCCGTTCTACATGAACGTGCTGGCCGGCATTGAATCGGTCTTGAGCTCCCATGAAAGCAATCTTCTTTTGCGCATGGTGGCCCCGGGGGTGGGCGCGGGGCGTGACCTGGACGTCTATCTGCGCTGGGCAGGCGAACGCCGCGTGGACGGCGTGATCCTGTTTGACCATTTCCATGACGATCCGCGCCCGCCCCTCCTGGACTCGCTGCGGCTGCCCTATGTACGGCTGGGTGCCCCGGAGGACGCTGCCACCACGGCAAATTCCGGCAACACCACCGTGTCCCAGAGCGTTGACGCCGGCACGCTGGTGGAGGCCCTCCATGACCTGGGGCACCGCCATATCGCCTATGTTTCCGGCCCGTTGGCGCTCACCCACGAGACCGCCCGCAAGGCCGCGATCCTCGGACACGCCCGGAGGCTGGGCATGACCGCCGTGTCCACGCCGTCGGACTACACGGCCGACGACGGCGGCACCGCCACGATCGCCGTCGTCGCGGGGCTGGTGCCGGGGGCCGACGACTTCCCGACGGCCATCATCTTTGGCAACGACCTCATGGCCATGGGCGGCCTGGTTGCGCTCAAGCGGCTGGGCCTGAAGGTCCCGGGCCAGGTGTCGGTGCTGAGTTGGGACGATTCGATCCTGTGCCGCTTCAGTTCCCCGTCGGTGGCCGCCCTGGGCCGGGACACCATGGATCTTGGCCGGCGCTCGGCTGCCCTGCTCCTGGAGATCATCGCCGGCCATGCCCCCGGGAACCGGCTGTCCCCGGCCGGTACGCTGCTGGCACGCGACAGCCTGGGGCCCGCCCCGGCCCGCGGCGTCGCATAACTCCCGGTAAGGGGTTTCCCGGCACCCAATTTCATAACAAGTCGGTAACATCGGCCCATTGCTGAACCGGTTCAGTTAGACTCGTCACATTCAATACCCGTCATTTTGCCCCTGCTATTCGGCGTTTGTTTCCCGCCGGTGACCAGGGGCTCTCGGCATTGCCCTCCAGTGAAATTTGATCTGTTGGCGATACGTAAATAAGTCGAAAAATACTTACAGACTTTTGATTGACGTTCGTCATAAGTTCGCCTAGGTTTGGTTTCACGTCGAGGTTCGGGATTGCCCGAACGCCACAAGACAGCACAATTCGGGTAGTTCATACCAACGACAAGGAAGTCACCGAAGTGAAAATTCGTACTTTTGCAGCAGCGGCGGCAATAGCGGCCTTAGCTCTCACGGCCACCGGCTGCGGCGGATCCAACGCAGGCTCCGGTTCAACCGACGGCGGCGGCAAGACACTCACCTACTGGGCCAGCAACCAGGGCACCAGCCTGGACAACGACAAGGCGGTGCTCACGCCGCTGCTGACCAAGTTCCAGGAGGAGACCGGCATCAAGGTCAACCTCGAGGTCATCGGCTGGAACGATCTGCAGACCCGCATCCAAACCGCCGTCACCTCCGGCCAGGCGCCGGACGTGCTGAACATCGGCAACACCTGGGCGGCCTCGCTGCAATCCACGGGCGCCTTCATGCCGTTCGATTCGGCAGCCTTTGATGCGATTGGCGGCAAGGACAAGTTCGTCAAGACTGCCATGGACACCGGCGGTGTAGCCGGCCAGGATCCCACCTCCGTCCCGCTGTACGGCCTGGCCTATGGCCTGTACTACAACAAGGCCATGTTCAAGGACGCCGGACTGACCCCGCCCACCACCTGGGAGGAAATGGCCGCCGACGCGAAGAAGCTCACCACGGGCGGCAAGTACGGATTCTCGCTGGCCGCGGGCAGCTACACGGAAAACTCCCACTTCGCCTTCATCAACGCCGCCCAGAACGGCGCCGACTTCTTCGACGCCGCCGGCAAGCCCACCTTCACCTCCGACGGCATCGTCGACGGGATCTCCCGCTACCTTGACCTGATGCAAAGCGACAAGGCCGTCAACCCGTCCAACGCCCAGTACGACAACGCCACCCAGGCCATCAACGACTTCGCCAACGGCAAGTCCGCGATGGTGCTCAGCCAGAACAACGCCGACAGCTCCATCGCCTCCCAGGGCATGAAGAACAGCGACTACGGCGTGGTGGCCTTCCCCGCCCCGAGCGGCGGCAAGCAGATCGCCACCATGGTGGCCGGCATCAACATGTCCATCTTCAAGAACACGAAGAACAAGGACGCCGCCCTCCAGTTCGTGAAGTTCATGACCAGCGAAGCCACCCAGGCAACCCTGGACAAGCCCTTCGCCGCACTCCCCGTGCTGGCCGGAGTCAACCCCAGCTTCACCGACAACACCGAAGAAGCCAAGACCTTCGCCGACATCTACGCCAACAAGTCCAAGCCGCTGCCGCTCGTGGCCGCCGAGGACCAGTTTGAAAGCACCGTCGGCAAGGCCATGAACCAGATGTTCGCCACGATCGCCTCCGGCGGCACCGTCTCCAAGGCCGACGTCAAGGCCGCACTCACCACCGCCCAGCAGGAAGTAGAAGCAGCGGGCTAGTCCCCACGCCCTCCCCACGCGAATCCGCTGGCGCGGCTTCGCGTGGGGCCCCTCGGGCGCGTGGGCCCAACAACCGGATCCCACCATCTGCCCACTTCATACTTCATGTCTTCCCAGAAAGGTGAGTGTCCGCAGTGTCTGCAACCACCGCCACAAAGAAGTCCGGCCCCCCGGCAGGCGCATCCGGGGAAAAACCCCGCAAGGTTCGCCGCGCAGGGTGGTGGCTGCCCTACGCGCTCCTCGCCCCGGCCGTCGTCTTCGAACTAGTCATCCACGTCATCCCCATGGCCACCGGCATCTGGATGAGCTTCCTCAAGCTCACCAAAATGTTCATCGCCAACTGGGGCAACGCACCGTTTGTCGGCTTAAAGAACTACCAAATCGCCCTCGATTTCAACTCAGCCGTGGGCGGCGGGCTGCTAAAGTCCTTTGCCATCACCGCCGCGTTCACCATCCTCGTGGTGGGCATTTCCTGGGGACTCGGCATGGCCGCCGCCGTCGCCCTGCAAAAGACGTTCCGCGGCCGGGCCATCTTCCGCACCCTGTTCCTGATTCCGTACGCCCTGCCCATGTACGCCGGCGTCATCGCCTGGAAGTTCATGCTGCAAAAGGACACCGGCGCCCTCAACCACCTGCTCTATGACAATCTCGGAATGCCCGGGGACAAGCCGTTCTGGCTGATCGGCGACAACGCGTTCGCCTCCGTGGTCATCGTGGCCATCTGGCGCCTGTGGCCCTTCGCGTTCCTGATGCTGATGGCCGGCCTGCAGTCCATTCCCACCGACGTCTACGAGGCCTCGGCCGTGGACGGCGCCAAGCCGATGCGCCAGTGGTGGGCCATCACGCTGCCCATGCTGCGCCCCGTCAACATGGTGCTGGTGCTCGTCATGTTCCTGTGGACCTTCAACGACTTCAACACCCCGTTCGTCTTGTTCGGCGGCTCCCAACCCCCGGCCGGCGACCTGATCTCCTTCCATATCTATAACGCGTCGTTCCTGACCTGGAACTTTGGCTCCGGCGCGGCCATGTCCGTGCTCCTGCTGTTGTTCCTGTTGGTGGTCAGCGGCATCTACCTTCTCGTCATGAACCGGAGGAACCGCCGTGCATGAAACCAAGGGCACCAAACTCTTCAGGATCATCACCATCACCGTCCTGAGCATCTTCACCATCATCCCCGTTTACGTCATGGTGATTTCCGGCATGAAACCGCTCAAGGACGTGCAGGGGGCGTTCTCCTGGTGGCCCAGCACGCTGACGATCCAGCCGTACATCGACATGTGGAAGACCGTGCCGCTGGCCAGCTACTTCGTCAACTCGGTCGTTGTGTCCGGCGTGGCCACCGTGCTCTCGCTGATCATCGCGATCTTCGCCTCCTACGCGATCTCCCGTTACAGCTTCCGCGGCCGCGCGCTGTTCTCCACCACGGTGCTCTCAACACAGATGCTCCCGGGCGTCTTGTTCCTGCTGCCCTTGTTCCTGATCTTCGTGAACATCAACACGAACTTCGGCGTCCAGCTCGTGGGAACCCGGCTCGGCCTGATCATCACGTACCTGACGTTCTCGCTGCCGTTCTCCATCTGGATGCTGGCCGGCTACTTCGACGGCATCCCGCGGGAACTCGACGAGGCCGCGAAGGTGGACGGTTGCGGTCCCATGCGCGCCCTGATCCGGGTGATCCTGCCCGCCGCCCGTCCCGGCCTGGTCGCCGTCGCGATCTACAGTTTCATGACCAGTTGGGGCGAGGTCTTGTTCGCCTCCGTCATGACGACGGACGCCAACCGCACCCTGGCCGTTGGTTTGCAGCTGTACTCGACGCAAACCAACGTGTACTGGAACCAGATCATGGCCGCCTCCGTGGTGGTCAGCATCCCCATCGTGATCGGCTTCCTGCTCCTGCAAAAGAACTTCGTAGCGGGGCTGACCGCCGGCGCCGTGAAGTAACCAGCTGAAGTAACAACGTGAAGTAACGACTCGAACGATGCCCGCTTTTGCCGTAGTCACGGCAAAAGTGGGCATCATTGTTTCGTTTGTAAGTCGGGAGATGCGGAAGGTCGCATGAACATTCGATGTGAAAATATGACAACTTTTGATTGACCGCGATCAGAAGCTCCACTAGGTTTTAAGTGCCGGTGGAAATCTTCCTCCGCCCGAAAATCCTCCCCGTTCACGACAAGATAAAGGTGTCCTCGTTGACCACTCCACTGATCCCTGCCCCGACAACCCTGAAAGTCGGCGTGGTGGGCGTCGGCTGGGCCGGCCAGCAACACATCAAGGCCTTTAGCAACGTCGACGGCGTCGAAGTGGTGGCCGTGGCCGGCATGGAGGCCGGGCTTTTGGCGCAGCTGCAAACCGAGTTCGGCATTCCGCACGGCTTTGCCCGGTGGGAGGAGCTGCTTGAACTGGAGGGCTTGGATGCCGTCAGCGTGGCGGTTCCCACCTTCCTGCACGCGCCCATCACGATTGCCGCCCTGGGACGCGGGCTGCATGTACTGAGCGAAAAGCCGCTGGCCCGCAACGGCGAGGAAGGCGCGGCCATGGTCGCCGCCGCCCGCGAGGCCGGCCGCGTACTGGATGTGGTCTTCAACCACCGCCGCCGCGGGGACGTCAAGAAGCTCAAGGCCATCATCGACGACGGCGAATTGGGCCGCCCCTACTACGCCAAGGCGTCCTGGCTGCGCCGGCGCGGCATCCCCACGCTGGGCAGCTGGTTCACCAATCCGGAGCTGGCCGGCGGCGGACCCCTTGCCGACATTGGCGTGCACGTCCTGGACTATGCGCTGCACCTTTTGGGTGAACCCAAGGTCGTCTCGGTCTCGGCGTCCACCTACTCCGAACTGGGCACCCAGGGCCGCGGCGGCGATGCCAACTACATTGCGGCCGCGTCCAACCACAAGTTTGAAGTGGAGGACTTTGCCTCCGCCTTCATCCGGCTCGAAGGCGGCGTCACCCTGGTGGTGGAGGCCGGCTGGGCCAGCTACCGCGATCCCGCCGACCTCATGGACTTCCGGGTGTACGGGACCGAAGGCGGCGCAGAATTGCGGGCAGCGCATTCGCACCAGATTTCCGATTCGGGCCTGCGCGTCTTCACCGACAAGGGCCAGGCCAACGCCGACTACCTTGCCGAACCACTGGAGGACGGCAACCACCAGGCCGTGGTGGACGAATTCGTGGCGGCCGTGCGCGGCGGCGAGGACGTCTGGGGCCGCTACGACGGCTCCGTGGCCCTGAGCCGGGCCCTGATCATTGACGCATGCTACAAATCCGCCCTCGAACAGCGCGAAGTGAGGCTCTGACCATGGCTGAAAAGCTGAACATCCTGGTGT
It encodes the following:
- a CDS encoding RNA-binding S4 domain-containing protein, with the protein product MSIPKTAPASVRIDAWLWSIRAYKTRSAATAACRAGHVKLNDAPAKAAHTVVPGDTIRVRQPGYDRILEVRRLINKRVGAEAASHCFTDHTPAQPVLPKLGLPQRDRGTGRPTKKDRRAMDKLRGED
- a CDS encoding sugar phosphate isomerase/epimerase family protein; the encoded protein is MTRPYTLFTGQWADLPFEEVARLAADWGYDGLEIACSGDHLDPWRWDEPGYVAGKLAVLERYGLKVWAISNHLKGQAVCDDPIDFRHQAIVGSKVWGDGDPEGVRQRAAEEMKLTARLAQALGVKTVVGFTGSSIWQYVAMFPPVPAAMIDAGYQDFADRWNPILDAFDECGVRFAHEVHPSEIAYDYWTTVRTLEAIGHREAFGLNWDPSHFMWQGIDPVSFIWDFKDRIYHVDCKDTKLRMTGRNTVMGSHLPWGDPRRGWDFVSAGRGDVPWESSFRALTAIGYDGPISIEWEDAGMDRLQGAPEALAALKKFNFAPSELSFDAAFSNQA
- a CDS encoding Gfo/Idh/MocA family protein, whose translation is MTSPHIPAARRPLGVAAIGYAFMGQAHSNAWRTVANHFDVPDFEQKVLVGRDATAVAAAARKYGWSESATDWREVITRDDIDIVDICAPGWLHAEIATAALAAGKHVLVEKPLANTLAESEAMVAAARTARAAGVRSMVGFNYRRVPALALARELIAEGRLGTVRQVRASYLQDWLVDAEAPMTWRLRKETAGSGALGDIASHAVDQVQFLLGDTVTDVSGRLHTFVTARPGPEGPEPVTVDDAAWATLSLAGGAVANVDVSRVALGQKNALRLEVYGTDGSLTFNLENPNELYFLNGTEPVQVQGFRRILVTEPEHPYIEGWWPQGHVIGWEHSFTHQIRDFLLHIENGTNPSPSFEEGLGVQRVLAAIEASSAAGGATLPVVEPVETTGPATAVVEPVETAETAETLEPATSTSPSATPARSFS
- a CDS encoding Gfo/Idh/MocA family protein; the protein is MSKSGPVGVAVIGAGNISKQYLDNLTTFPDVKVLVVADLFEDAAAARAAEYGIEAFGGVDTALNHPDVEIVVNLTIPAAHVEVATAAVRAGKHVWTEKPFSLDRDSGLGLLKEAAAAGMRLGCAPDTFLGAGLQTARRLIDAGKIGTPLTALTMFQSPGPESWHPNPAFLFQQGAGPLFDMAPYYLTALVQTFGPIAKVAAVGSTAFPTRTIGSGPKAGEVFDVEVPTHVSAIAQFESGASSHSVFSFESPKSRMGFVEITGTEGTISLPDPNNFDGEIKFCKAGEDEWTAVAAEGPANGRGMGVLDMARSIRAGIPHRVPGELAYHVLDAMVSIAESVDSGEFVAVESTAPASPALPSDWNPTEATL
- a CDS encoding sugar phosphate isomerase/epimerase family protein translates to MTYSLQLYTVRKPLEEDLAGTIARVAELGFTKVEPYNFVATADALHAALSEHGIAAPSGHAPLLSADQDEIFAAANKLGITTVIDPFIPAEQWQSAEDVEKIAAGLNAAAKKGAEYGVRVGYHNHAWELESTINGATALEYLDTLLDPELVLEVDTYWVSVGGANAVDILTSLGERVKYIHIKDGPLTNDTKAQLPAGQGEVPIWDVIGAAKSLEVGVVEFDDYAGDIFDGISQSLAFLNAGKA
- a CDS encoding ROK family protein, with translation MPKSPIQPPSAPIVGAGSGTGTPAPGPAPVGTSRAGDVFQLLRDGHARTRAELADITGLARSTVAARIDALAAAGLIGPAGEAVSSGGRPPSRFAFAPTSRVVLAVDVGATHVLVGLSDLGGKVLCELRESIDISAGPIPVLDDILAHCEALLVQAGRHERELVGVGIGLPGPVEHSSGKPASPPIMPGWDGFDVPAYVQKRFATDVLVDNDVNIMALGERAMYWPDAQNLLFIKVATGIGAGIISGGLLQRGADGTAGDIGHVRVPRGGDVLCRCGNFGCLEAMASGPAVAASLRAGGVPAATGDDVLELARRGNLTAIAAMRQAGRDVGDVLAACVNLLNPSVIVIGGGLSSAGEYLLAGVREIVYQRSLPLATARLRIVQSMAADKAGVYGAARMVIDHVLAPSGVERLVLESQSS
- a CDS encoding LacI family DNA-binding transcriptional regulator; its protein translation is MTQAGADSGGKVTIAGLAGRLGMSKASVSYALNGQPGVSDATRARVLALAADLGWYPSSSARALSQSRSGTVGIVLSREAEDVGSEPFYMNVLAGIESVLSSHESNLLLRMVAPGVGAGRDLDVYLRWAGERRVDGVILFDHFHDDPRPPLLDSLRLPYVRLGAPEDAATTANSGNTTVSQSVDAGTLVEALHDLGHRHIAYVSGPLALTHETARKAAILGHARRLGMTAVSTPSDYTADDGGTATIAVVAGLVPGADDFPTAIIFGNDLMAMGGLVALKRLGLKVPGQVSVLSWDDSILCRFSSPSVAALGRDTMDLGRRSAALLLEIIAGHAPGNRLSPAGTLLARDSLGPAPARGVA
- a CDS encoding ABC transporter substrate-binding protein, whose translation is MKIRTFAAAAAIAALALTATGCGGSNAGSGSTDGGGKTLTYWASNQGTSLDNDKAVLTPLLTKFQEETGIKVNLEVIGWNDLQTRIQTAVTSGQAPDVLNIGNTWAASLQSTGAFMPFDSAAFDAIGGKDKFVKTAMDTGGVAGQDPTSVPLYGLAYGLYYNKAMFKDAGLTPPTTWEEMAADAKKLTTGGKYGFSLAAGSYTENSHFAFINAAQNGADFFDAAGKPTFTSDGIVDGISRYLDLMQSDKAVNPSNAQYDNATQAINDFANGKSAMVLSQNNADSSIASQGMKNSDYGVVAFPAPSGGKQIATMVAGINMSIFKNTKNKDAALQFVKFMTSEATQATLDKPFAALPVLAGVNPSFTDNTEEAKTFADIYANKSKPLPLVAAEDQFESTVGKAMNQMFATIASGGTVSKADVKAALTTAQQEVEAAG
- a CDS encoding carbohydrate ABC transporter permease produces the protein MSATTATKKSGPPAGASGEKPRKVRRAGWWLPYALLAPAVVFELVIHVIPMATGIWMSFLKLTKMFIANWGNAPFVGLKNYQIALDFNSAVGGGLLKSFAITAAFTILVVGISWGLGMAAAVALQKTFRGRAIFRTLFLIPYALPMYAGVIAWKFMLQKDTGALNHLLYDNLGMPGDKPFWLIGDNAFASVVIVAIWRLWPFAFLMLMAGLQSIPTDVYEASAVDGAKPMRQWWAITLPMLRPVNMVLVLVMFLWTFNDFNTPFVLFGGSQPPAGDLISFHIYNASFLTWNFGSGAAMSVLLLLFLLVVSGIYLLVMNRRNRRA
- a CDS encoding carbohydrate ABC transporter permease; protein product: MHETKGTKLFRIITITVLSIFTIIPVYVMVISGMKPLKDVQGAFSWWPSTLTIQPYIDMWKTVPLASYFVNSVVVSGVATVLSLIIAIFASYAISRYSFRGRALFSTTVLSTQMLPGVLFLLPLFLIFVNINTNFGVQLVGTRLGLIITYLTFSLPFSIWMLAGYFDGIPRELDEAAKVDGCGPMRALIRVILPAARPGLVAVAIYSFMTSWGEVLFASVMTTDANRTLAVGLQLYSTQTNVYWNQIMAASVVVSIPIVIGFLLLQKNFVAGLTAGAVK